The following proteins come from a genomic window of Nostoc sp. ATCC 53789:
- a CDS encoding asparagine synthetase B family protein yields MGNIPHHFLGYWGYGAQQELEALLNSVLENLSPTRGEALNFPIWNVVYIGLDGHFGRQQKQDLHAEHLKSRSPLTPLKKGGRVEAPFLRGLGDLLCVSPKNQIAAISASGLLTSPDAWVLQENNCLILGREPFGKMPLYWTQQGQVIWFASQLQLLLPILQQSEISISGLYGYSCFSYVPTPLTPVKEVFAVTAGTELVWQSDSQSGKLQTPKSKYIYSWREAPEQLTDEATAITELQTLLKDSIERQIADLNDEPVGVFLSGGLDSSVVAALLVQAGVKVRAYTLDFGDVGIPEYPYSEQVAQFLKIPLIKVAVTPSSIKNALIPTVQALDLPFGDGVCVPLYLLSERASQETQVIFNGEGGDQLFAGWTNKPLIAAGVYQAENPAGQETFIQQYLRTFHRLGGYESQVYQPEVYAQIQNLHPEDWLLAALNRDECPSLLHRLRRASLMLKGAQNIHPRATALGFAHGLWVRSPFCDLPLAEWTFRLSGELCLQGACEKYILKRAVENWLPPEIVWRQKRGMGVPLTSWCLNDFWHQLGIWLNPETLRANNHFYPHIAAQIVEGKLGAAIQGRRIGETLWLLIMWQLWRSHVLNEELGKKSLDHPFWLHRWLWRNYKIIRNS; encoded by the coding sequence ATGGGCAACATCCCGCATCACTTTCTTGGTTATTGGGGTTATGGCGCTCAACAAGAGTTGGAGGCGCTGTTAAATAGCGTTCTGGAAAACCTCTCTCCTACAAGGGGAGAGGCTTTGAATTTTCCCATCTGGAATGTTGTTTATATAGGACTTGATGGGCATTTCGGACGGCAACAAAAGCAGGACTTACACGCTGAACACCTGAAATCTAGATCCCCCCTAACCCCCCTTAAAAAGGGGGGAAGAGTAGAAGCCCCCTTTTTAAGGGGGTTGGGGGATCTCTTATGTGTAAGTCCTAAAAATCAAATTGCTGCTATTTCGGCATCAGGATTATTAACTTCACCCGATGCTTGGGTTCTCCAAGAAAATAACTGCCTAATTTTGGGTAGAGAACCTTTCGGAAAGATGCCATTATATTGGACTCAGCAAGGACAAGTTATCTGGTTTGCATCACAACTGCAACTACTCTTACCGATTTTGCAACAGTCAGAAATTAGCATTTCTGGGTTATATGGCTATAGCTGTTTTTCTTACGTTCCCACACCCTTAACTCCTGTTAAGGAAGTGTTTGCAGTGACAGCGGGAACTGAATTAGTTTGGCAGAGTGATTCTCAATCAGGTAAGCTGCAAACACCTAAATCTAAGTACATCTACTCGTGGCGGGAGGCCCCAGAACAGTTAACAGATGAAGCTACAGCAATTACCGAATTGCAAACCCTCCTTAAAGATTCCATTGAACGACAGATTGCCGATTTAAATGATGAGCCTGTTGGGGTGTTTCTCTCTGGCGGACTCGATTCTTCAGTGGTGGCGGCGCTTCTGGTGCAAGCAGGGGTGAAAGTCCGCGCCTACACTTTAGATTTTGGTGACGTAGGTATTCCAGAATATCCATACTCTGAACAAGTTGCCCAGTTTCTCAAAATTCCGCTTATTAAAGTTGCAGTAACCCCAAGTTCCATCAAGAATGCCTTAATTCCGACTGTGCAAGCATTGGATTTGCCCTTTGGAGATGGTGTGTGTGTGCCCTTGTATCTCCTGTCAGAGAGAGCGAGTCAGGAAACTCAAGTAATTTTTAATGGTGAAGGTGGAGATCAATTGTTTGCCGGTTGGACGAACAAACCTTTAATTGCCGCAGGTGTTTATCAGGCAGAAAATCCCGCCGGACAGGAAACTTTTATCCAGCAATATCTCCGCACCTTTCACCGTCTTGGGGGATATGAATCTCAAGTTTATCAGCCAGAGGTTTATGCACAGATCCAAAATTTGCATCCTGAAGATTGGCTGTTGGCGGCTCTTAATCGTGATGAGTGTCCATCTTTGCTACATCGCCTCCGACGTGCCAGTTTGATGCTCAAAGGAGCGCAGAATATCCATCCACGTGCGACTGCATTGGGGTTTGCTCATGGGTTGTGGGTGCGATCGCCTTTTTGTGATTTACCTTTGGCAGAATGGACATTCCGCCTATCTGGAGAACTCTGTTTGCAAGGAGCTTGTGAAAAATATATCCTCAAGCGGGCTGTAGAAAATTGGCTCCCACCTGAAATTGTCTGGCGACAAAAACGGGGGATGGGGGTTCCCCTGACTTCTTGGTGTTTAAATGATTTTTGGCATCAGCTAGGCATCTGGCTCAATCCAGAAACACTTCGCGCCAACAACCATTTTTATCCGCACATTGCGGCCCAAATCGTTGAAGGCAAACTAGGAGCAGCTATTCAAGGCCGACGGATTGGTGAGACTCTCTGGTTACTTATTATGTGGCAACTTTGGCGATCGCATGTTTTAAATGAAGAACTAGGTAAAAAGTCCTTGGATCATCCTTTTTGGTTACATCGATGGCTATGGAGAAATTACAAGATAATTCGTAATTCGTAA
- a CDS encoding asparagine synthase-related protein, with the protein MLFDAFKNRKSPKIEFIKTDPTWRVAWGTVDESYENIAWRDEKFSVVLPRTASGFLTEKLAISSGGRFVVVGDVWLTNQVQLLQKLGIEPDSFQGSYLQLVANLWERWGFECLHQLVGMFALVVWDRERQVLKLVRDRIGVRTLYYTTTGLVRWIAPQLRTLSPYRSSDLDLVALRDYLCCAFVPGERTLWEQVRELRPGTVLEFPDHKVETYWQLQEQIVAVDQPLAWHGDRLRELLDQVVQEYLPPANEPVGVFLSGGLDSSCITALAAKFHKAPVHTFSIHFGSECPNELEFSSLVASHCQTQHHILEITFKDMWERLPETMAYLDDPIGDPLTVPNLLLGRLARESVEVVLNGEGGDPCFGGPKNQPMLINNLYGSVTNQDALQAYLISFQKCAVDLPQLLKPEVWTEVQTAPWVFEEDLYSQASYLNRLMAMNIKFKGADQILTKVSNLTQAALLHGRSPLFDQRVVDLSMEIPPEYKLSGVEEKAVLKQAITYGTSPTNADILPEAIIHRPKSGMMVPVQLGFRKYWQQEAKDLLLNRNAAITPYLNQLPIRNWLNYQGDTWSRYGVKLWLLVSLEIWLQVNQKCSSESKK; encoded by the coding sequence ATGCTATTTGATGCGTTTAAAAATCGTAAATCTCCTAAAATCGAATTCATTAAGACTGACCCAACCTGGCGCGTAGCTTGGGGAACAGTTGATGAAAGTTATGAAAATATAGCTTGGCGAGATGAAAAATTTTCTGTAGTTTTACCACGTACAGCTTCTGGATTTCTGACGGAGAAATTAGCAATCAGTTCTGGAGGACGATTTGTTGTTGTTGGTGATGTTTGGTTAACTAACCAAGTGCAATTACTGCAAAAGTTAGGGATTGAACCGGATAGCTTTCAAGGAAGTTATCTGCAACTAGTTGCCAATCTTTGGGAACGATGGGGTTTTGAATGTCTTCACCAACTTGTGGGGATGTTTGCGCTAGTGGTTTGGGATAGAGAAAGACAAGTATTGAAGTTGGTTCGCGATCGCATCGGTGTTCGTACCCTCTACTACACTACCACTGGTTTAGTTCGTTGGATTGCGCCTCAACTGAGAACTTTATCACCCTATCGTTCATCAGATTTAGATTTGGTGGCGTTGCGAGATTATCTTTGTTGTGCCTTTGTTCCAGGAGAAAGAACGCTTTGGGAACAGGTGCGAGAACTACGACCTGGAACCGTTTTAGAATTTCCCGACCACAAAGTTGAAACTTACTGGCAGCTTCAAGAACAGATTGTAGCAGTAGATCAACCCTTAGCATGGCATGGCGATCGCTTGCGAGAACTCCTAGACCAAGTTGTTCAAGAATATTTACCCCCAGCAAACGAACCCGTTGGCGTTTTTCTTTCCGGTGGTTTGGACTCTAGCTGTATCACTGCTTTAGCAGCGAAATTCCACAAAGCACCAGTTCACACCTTCTCGATTCATTTCGGTTCCGAATGTCCCAATGAGTTAGAATTTTCCAGTCTCGTTGCATCCCATTGCCAGACGCAGCACCACATTTTAGAAATTACTTTTAAGGATATGTGGGAACGTCTGCCAGAAACAATGGCGTATTTAGATGACCCCATTGGCGACCCACTGACTGTTCCCAATCTTTTGCTAGGACGACTGGCGAGAGAAAGCGTAGAAGTAGTTTTAAATGGCGAAGGTGGCGACCCCTGTTTTGGTGGGCCAAAAAATCAGCCAATGCTTATCAATAATTTATATGGCTCTGTCACCAATCAGGATGCTTTACAAGCTTATTTAATTTCCTTTCAAAAGTGCGCTGTTGACTTACCACAACTTTTAAAACCAGAAGTTTGGACAGAGGTACAAACAGCACCTTGGGTTTTTGAAGAAGATTTATATTCCCAAGCCAGCTATCTGAATCGTTTGATGGCAATGAACATCAAGTTTAAAGGCGCTGACCAAATTCTGACGAAAGTCAGTAACTTGACTCAAGCAGCTCTCTTGCATGGTCGTTCTCCCCTGTTTGACCAACGAGTAGTAGACTTAAGTATGGAAATTCCTCCAGAGTATAAGCTTTCTGGAGTGGAAGAAAAAGCAGTCTTAAAGCAAGCGATTACCTACGGTACGTCTCCGACGAACGCAGATATCTTACCAGAGGCAATTATTCATCGTCCCAAAAGCGGCATGATGGTGCCTGTGCAGTTAGGATTTCGGAAATATTGGCAGCAAGAAGCCAAAGATTTATTACTAAATCGGAATGCAGCCATAACTCCTTACTTGAACCAGTTACCTATTCGCAATTGGTTAAACTATCAAGGAGATACTTGGAGTCGTTATGGAGTAAAGCTTTGGTTGCTTGTGAGTTTAGAAATTTGGTTACAGGTGAATCAAAAGTGCAGCAGTGAAAGCAAGAAATGA
- a CDS encoding DUF3859 domain-containing protein: MTQRLTQEQLAQIVTEVEGLQVRREAELDQQQVREILQELNLPPELLDEALIQLNRRQALEVQQHRNRWITSGVVAFLVILSASTIFFIQRQNSVLSRVSAQQDRITLVSNTGGDLKTISRQTNPEIFYRVTLKDAPLGKKLALSCNWIDPSGQIVKQNSYQTREINTSVWDTQCRYTINPAATVGNWKVQMLLEGRQISDETFEVK, translated from the coding sequence ATGACGCAGCGACTGACTCAAGAGCAATTAGCACAAATAGTCACAGAAGTAGAAGGTCTGCAAGTGCGTCGAGAAGCGGAACTAGACCAACAGCAGGTTAGAGAAATTTTACAGGAGTTGAATTTACCGCCTGAGTTACTAGATGAAGCGCTGATTCAGCTAAATCGCCGCCAAGCGCTGGAGGTACAGCAGCACCGCAATCGATGGATTACCTCTGGAGTTGTGGCATTTTTAGTGATACTGAGTGCATCTACAATATTTTTCATCCAGCGACAGAATTCTGTACTCTCTCGTGTTTCTGCTCAACAAGACCGCATCACCTTGGTATCAAATACTGGCGGTGACTTGAAGACAATTTCCCGCCAAACCAATCCAGAAATTTTTTACCGTGTCACTTTAAAAGATGCACCCTTGGGTAAAAAGCTGGCTCTCTCCTGTAATTGGATTGACCCAAGTGGTCAAATTGTCAAGCAGAATAGTTATCAAACCCGCGAAATTAATACGTCTGTCTGGGATACCCAATGTCGCTACACGATTAATCCGGCTGCAACTGTTGGCAATTGGAAGGTGCAGATGTTGCTGGAAGGTCGGCAGATTAGTGATGAAACCTTTGAAGTGAAATAG
- a CDS encoding decarboxylase, producing MISNNLIQNRLNPLFSKELAQELLSTYGSPLYVYNGDRLRETIERITKAVSYPRTQFRFASVTNGNIALLKIFRSFGWGLHANTPGDIYLGLQAGFDPSEIVYSGSNLNRAEMIQVLNWGVTTLNFDSLAQLQLCCEVLPEGREKDIRLGLRLNLPEITGDSRIGVRPEEFGDAIALTGEVGLKLSGLHFYRGTGTNATEAFTQVIDAVMATAQLLPDWEYLDFGGGFGYPYHHNKTAFDWEIFGTELTERITHLGRKIDLVIEPGRSAIAGCATLLAQVVSVKWQGEKQIVGVDTTVANLSVPSVHGGYREIITWKQADNPFTTDICGNTTYSRDYLGKNCQLPALKIGDIVAILDVGAYGYAMSSHFLHRPKPAEVLLENGTHRLIRRREDYSVLLTNQVLDNSPLF from the coding sequence ATGATATCAAATAATTTAATTCAAAATCGCCTTAATCCCCTATTCTCTAAAGAACTTGCTCAGGAGTTGCTGAGTACTTATGGTTCTCCGCTTTATGTTTATAATGGCGATCGCTTGCGCGAAACTATTGAGCGCATTACTAAAGCAGTCAGTTATCCTCGCACGCAATTTCGGTTTGCAAGCGTTACTAATGGCAATATTGCGTTGTTAAAAATTTTTCGCTCATTTGGGTGGGGACTTCACGCTAATACTCCAGGAGATATCTACCTGGGATTGCAAGCTGGTTTCGATCCTAGTGAGATTGTTTACAGTGGTAGCAATTTGAATCGGGCTGAGATGATACAAGTCTTAAATTGGGGAGTTACAACTCTCAATTTTGATAGTCTTGCTCAATTACAGTTGTGCTGTGAAGTTTTGCCCGAAGGCAGAGAGAAAGATATTCGGCTAGGTTTACGCCTCAATTTGCCAGAAATTACCGGAGATAGCCGCATTGGTGTACGTCCTGAAGAATTTGGTGATGCGATCGCTTTAACTGGTGAGGTTGGATTAAAGCTGAGTGGTTTACATTTCTATCGAGGGACTGGAACCAATGCCACAGAAGCATTTACCCAAGTGATTGATGCAGTAATGGCCACAGCACAACTGTTACCAGATTGGGAATACTTAGATTTTGGTGGTGGCTTTGGCTACCCATATCATCACAATAAAACAGCCTTTGACTGGGAAATATTTGGTACTGAGTTAACCGAGAGAATCACTCATTTAGGGCGGAAAATTGATTTAGTGATTGAACCGGGACGAAGTGCGATCGCAGGATGTGCAACTTTGCTTGCTCAAGTTGTTTCTGTGAAATGGCAAGGGGAAAAACAGATTGTCGGAGTTGATACCACCGTTGCCAATCTTTCAGTACCATCAGTACACGGCGGCTACCGCGAAATCATCACTTGGAAACAAGCAGACAATCCATTCACAACTGATATTTGTGGTAACACCACCTATTCACGAGATTATCTGGGTAAAAATTGCCAACTCCCAGCGTTAAAAATTGGTGATATCGTTGCCATTTTAGATGTCGGTGCTTATGGTTATGCCATGTCGTCTCACTTTTTACACCGTCCCAAACCTGCTGAAGTCTTGCTAGAAAATGGCACACATCGCTTGATTCGTCGGCGGGAAGACTACAGTGTTTTACTAACAAATCAGGTTCTTGATAATTCCCCCCTTTTTTAA
- a CDS encoding bile acid:sodium symporter, with the protein MDHPLLLILVKITIFSLMLAIGSNLSFEKMLSFWRKPALVFRALLAVIVLVPLVVIFLLKLFNLPSEVMIGLALLAASPGAPLSTKRTQRAGGSLSYAASLQLTLAILAVFVTPLTLAIFAALFESISQKVAILEVARQVIMVQILPVSLGLLIQKFAPTFAEKIAKPLTFIANCVFSILVILACILGLPLFSRVWQLPLVAIAIMVIVSLGIGHILGRLDDDMRSILAIFCIARNFGLALFIAILNHIQQQVIPTLVAYVILGAFVGVPYSIWNKRRLAGLSREINSL; encoded by the coding sequence ATGGATCATCCTTTACTATTGATTCTCGTTAAAATCACTATTTTTTCTCTGATGTTAGCCATCGGGAGCAACCTTTCTTTTGAAAAAATGCTCTCCTTCTGGCGAAAACCTGCCTTAGTATTCCGTGCGCTTCTAGCCGTTATTGTGCTAGTTCCTCTAGTGGTTATTTTCTTGCTGAAACTGTTTAACTTACCATCAGAAGTGATGATAGGGTTGGCCTTGTTGGCAGCTTCACCAGGTGCGCCTCTAAGCACAAAGCGAACGCAAAGGGCTGGAGGCAGCTTATCCTACGCAGCGAGTCTTCAGCTAACCCTGGCAATACTTGCGGTTTTTGTTACTCCCCTCACCTTGGCGATTTTCGCCGCCTTATTTGAGAGTATTTCACAAAAGGTGGCGATTTTAGAAGTTGCCCGACAAGTCATTATGGTACAGATATTGCCTGTCAGTCTCGGTCTTTTGATTCAAAAGTTCGCTCCTACATTTGCCGAAAAGATTGCCAAACCTTTGACTTTTATTGCTAATTGTGTCTTTTCAATACTGGTTATTTTAGCGTGCATCTTAGGGTTGCCACTGTTTTCCAGAGTTTGGCAATTACCACTCGTAGCGATCGCGATTATGGTGATTGTCTCTCTAGGAATTGGACATATTTTAGGCAGACTTGATGATGATATGCGGTCTATCTTAGCGATTTTCTGTATTGCTCGCAATTTTGGTTTAGCTTTATTTATCGCTATTTTGAATCATATACAGCAGCAGGTGATTCCGACGCTAGTAGCTTATGTAATTTTGGGAGCTTTTGTAGGTGTTCCTTACTCAATCTGGAATAAGCGTAGATTAGCCGGATTGAGTCGGGAAATTAACTCGTTATAG
- the msrB gene encoding peptide-methionine (R)-S-oxide reductase MsrB — MDKRYFLQASAVIVGTALLSRYINWGAKAMTTSNSGFEITKPEEEWRTILTPEQFNVLRKHGTERPHTSALDKEYDKGTYYCAACELPLFTSDTKFNSGTGWPSFFNPIEGAIATTVDKSLFMTRVEVHCSRCGGHLGHVFDDGPAPTGKRYCMNGVSLKFTPA; from the coding sequence ATGGACAAACGGTATTTTTTACAAGCTAGTGCGGTAATAGTCGGCACAGCATTGTTATCAAGGTATATCAACTGGGGGGCAAAAGCGATGACAACTTCTAATAGTGGATTTGAAATTACCAAACCAGAAGAAGAGTGGCGCACGATTTTAACGCCAGAACAGTTTAATGTATTGCGTAAACACGGGACTGAACGCCCTCACACCAGCGCATTAGATAAGGAGTACGACAAGGGTACTTATTATTGTGCCGCGTGTGAACTGCCACTGTTTACCTCTGATACCAAATTTAACAGTGGTACTGGCTGGCCAAGCTTCTTTAACCCGATTGAAGGTGCGATCGCTACTACTGTAGATAAGTCGCTGTTTATGACCAGAGTTGAAGTACATTGTAGCCGTTGTGGTGGCCATCTTGGTCATGTTTTTGATGACGGCCCTGCACCTACAGGCAAGCGCTACTGTATGAACGGTGTTTCGCTGAAGTTTACTCCCGCCTAA
- a CDS encoding MgtC/SapB family protein — MGPMFITANDWPHIAFRLSLALLVGCLIGFNRQQGGRPAGMRTFMLVSMGAALFVMIPLQAEGDSPYAATNALSRTIQGVATGIGFLGAGLILQESPRKSATPKVKGLTTAACVWTAAGLGAAIGCGLWQMGLLGGLLTLITLSGVKRLNRAFVFLTNQGKHGTTQELTTTSDEDDD; from the coding sequence ATGGGGCCGATGTTTATTACTGCCAACGATTGGCCACATATAGCGTTTAGATTGTCTTTGGCGCTTCTGGTTGGTTGCCTGATTGGATTTAACCGTCAACAAGGGGGTAGACCAGCAGGGATGAGAACATTTATGCTTGTGAGTATGGGAGCAGCACTATTCGTAATGATTCCTTTGCAGGCTGAAGGTGATAGTCCTTATGCTGCCACCAATGCACTGAGTCGCACCATTCAGGGTGTAGCTACCGGGATAGGATTTCTCGGAGCCGGATTGATTTTACAAGAGTCTCCTAGAAAATCTGCGACACCAAAAGTAAAAGGTTTAACTACAGCCGCCTGTGTCTGGACTGCGGCCGGGTTGGGGGCTGCGATTGGTTGTGGTCTGTGGCAAATGGGATTATTAGGAGGGCTACTGACCCTAATTACCCTCAGTGGGGTAAAGCGACTCAATCGCGCATTTGTATTTTTGACGAATCAGGGTAAACATGGGACTACTCAGGAGCTAACAACCACCTCTGATGAAGATGATGATTGA
- a CDS encoding VOC family protein — protein sequence MAQEQQTAIEGIYEVCIGIPEPISAIQYWEQFGYRIGQVGELTADIAYQLYGVNSSLRSIRLYHQNSDHGLIRLMVWQNPTHEGLGIASMKIKGNRWATSLTTDVLSILNHIEDAKAAGFPIRHSNPYWEVIYNKERKSRPFIESAVGVREMLLLQPLARQVLFQRFGYTLPHYGQVNHNAALKASQFTHIGIISQDDSKETLKFYEEVLGLLRVRDDVETSYESSPAGRDIFDLNPGEKFIVTTFDDPRSSKSDLMAARSGRLYIVRFPESINLESRFEAAQPGSLGMSLYTYRVKGIQEYCDRIKASTVQKVTDIISNEFGETSFSFIAPDGYFWTLLEAN from the coding sequence ATGGCTCAAGAACAACAAACCGCAATTGAAGGTATCTATGAAGTCTGTATCGGCATTCCAGAACCAATTTCTGCAATTCAGTATTGGGAGCAATTTGGCTATCGTATTGGTCAAGTGGGTGAATTAACCGCAGATATAGCCTATCAATTATATGGAGTAAATTCGTCTTTACGCTCAATTCGCCTCTACCATCAAAATTCAGATCATGGTTTGATTCGGTTGATGGTTTGGCAAAACCCTACCCATGAAGGTTTGGGAATAGCATCGATGAAAATTAAGGGAAATCGCTGGGCGACAAGCTTAACGACCGATGTGTTAAGTATCTTAAATCATATAGAGGATGCAAAAGCCGCAGGTTTTCCTATTAGGCACTCTAATCCTTATTGGGAAGTCATCTATAACAAAGAGAGGAAAAGCCGTCCTTTTATTGAGTCAGCAGTTGGTGTACGAGAAATGCTGCTACTTCAACCGTTAGCTCGACAAGTTTTATTTCAACGCTTTGGCTATACACTACCGCATTACGGGCAAGTTAATCATAATGCTGCTCTCAAGGCTAGTCAGTTTACTCATATAGGAATCATCTCTCAAGATGACAGCAAAGAAACTCTCAAGTTTTACGAAGAAGTTTTAGGTTTGCTGCGTGTGCGTGATGATGTCGAAACTAGCTATGAATCTTCGCCAGCAGGTCGAGATATTTTTGACCTTAACCCTGGTGAAAAGTTTATTGTTACTACTTTTGATGATCCGCGTTCTTCTAAGTCTGACCTGATGGCTGCACGCAGTGGTAGACTTTACATTGTTCGATTCCCAGAATCTATTAATTTAGAATCGCGCTTTGAGGCAGCCCAACCAGGTAGCTTGGGTATGTCTTTATACACCTATCGGGTTAAGGGAATACAGGAGTATTGCGATCGCATTAAAGCAAGTACTGTGCAAAAAGTTACAGATATTATTAGTAATGAGTTTGGCGAGACGAGTTTCTCTTTCATTGCACCAGATGGCTATTTCTGGACTTTGCTGGAAGCTAATTAA
- the murI gene encoding glutamate racemase produces the protein MYSSSIFEANLDDFSAQEPQRAPIGIFDSGVGGLTVLRQIYRQLPNESIVYFGDTARLPYGIRSQAEILQFTREILTWLQQQQVKMVIMACNTSSALALETVRQEFNIPILGVILPGAKAAVQEGKRIGIIATPATAKSNAYKHAILEIAPDVQVWQVGCPEFVPLIEQNRIHDPYTAEVARAYLEPLLEQEIDTLVHGCTHYPHLTPVLRSLLPSQVKLVDPAVHVVAACAQELDLLGLKNTHPPLPTRFAVSGCQQQFSQSGVQWLGYTPMVEEVRFTDSAISQLL, from the coding sequence GTGTATTCATCTTCGATCTTTGAAGCGAATCTGGACGATTTTTCTGCTCAAGAACCCCAACGTGCCCCAATTGGCATCTTTGACAGTGGTGTGGGTGGATTGACAGTACTGCGACAAATATATCGGCAACTCCCCAATGAATCAATCGTTTACTTTGGGGATACAGCCAGACTTCCTTACGGAATTCGTTCACAAGCAGAAATTTTACAATTTACCCGCGAAATTCTTACCTGGCTACAACAGCAGCAGGTAAAAATGGTAATTATGGCTTGCAACACCAGTTCTGCCCTAGCCCTAGAAACCGTCCGTCAAGAATTCAACATACCCATTTTAGGGGTGATTCTACCAGGTGCAAAAGCTGCGGTACAGGAAGGGAAGCGGATTGGTATAATTGCCACTCCAGCTACAGCGAAAAGTAATGCTTATAAACACGCCATCCTCGAAATTGCTCCTGATGTTCAAGTCTGGCAAGTTGGATGTCCTGAGTTTGTTCCACTGATTGAGCAAAACCGGATTCATGACCCCTACACTGCTGAAGTGGCACGAGCCTACTTAGAGCCTTTACTAGAACAAGAAATCGACACCTTAGTTCATGGCTGTACCCATTATCCCCACCTTACACCAGTATTGCGATCGCTCCTCCCCTCTCAAGTCAAGCTAGTTGACCCAGCTGTTCATGTCGTGGCAGCTTGTGCCCAAGAGTTAGACTTGCTAGGCTTAAAAAATACTCACCCCCCACTACCAACTCGTTTCGCCGTTAGCGGGTGTCAACAACAATTTTCCCAGTCAGGAGTGCAATGGCTAGGCTATACCCCGATGGTTGAAGAGGTTCGCTTTACTGATAGCGCTATTTCCCAACTTCTTTGA